GAACCTACTGCGGCAGGAAGTTAGGCTCTTGGTTCGATTCGGATCTCGGATCTCACCGAATTAGCGACAAAACACAGTTCGTGGGCTTGGTGATGCATCGCATCGATTTCGTCAGAATTTGGTAAGTTTTCCCCACCAAAAACGACTTTAGGGCGAAGGGTTACCAGAGAGACCGCCGTTTTCCCCGCGCTGTTTTTGTCCATCTTGCCGTTCGGCTGATCGTCGTAGCTATCGACTAGCCAGCCATGCTTGGCCGCCATGGCCAAAAACCAGAGCATATGGCAGCTGGAAATGGCTGCGACAAGGGCCTCTTCCGGATCGACGCCTCTCGGGTCGGACATGGGCGGGGGAAGAAAATGGGGTGACGAGGACGCTCCGATAACGGCTCCGCCGTCGAACCTCCACTCATGAGACCGACGATATTTCTTGTCGAGAAAGTTCTGATCCCCACGTTCCCAATGTACCATCGCCGAGAAGTTTTCCATCGCTTCCTCCTACAAGCCTAGATTCTGACGCCAAGCCGTGAACTCTTCTTACTTTCCGTTGTCCAAAGTGGGCAAGCCAGCCCGAGTCGAGTACGTCTCGCCTTGGCTTACGCGCCTGACGATTTTAGAATATGCATGCCGGTTCCCCTTACTAATTCCGGCAAATTTAACTTTCCACCACTTTGCCGAAATACGACATCCATGTCCGATTCCGCTCACTCCCACGATGACCAACAAGACCCTCCATTTGAGGTTCAATTTGCGCAGCGCGTTTACCGCCTGCCTCCATACATGTTTGGGCGAATTAACGCCTTGCTGTATGACAAGCGAGTCGCCGGGAACGACGTGATCGACATGGGGATGGGTAATCCATCGGACCCACCTGCCGATTATGTCATGGAAAAGATGTGCGAAGCCGTGAAGGACGTTCGCAACCATGGCTACAGCAAGTCCAATGGCATCCGCAACTTACGACGAGAAGTTGCGGCCAAGTACCTCAAGAAATATGGGGTTCGCCTGGATCCAGAATCCGAAGTCATGGTCTGCCTGGGTTCCAAGGAAGGCTTTTCGCATATGTGCCTGGCCATGATGGGCCCCGGCGATACGGCGATTGTTCCAGCACCTTATTTTCCCGTGCACACGTATGCCGTTGCACTGGCTTCCGGGAATGTGATTTCCCTGGACGTTGCCAACAGCGAAAAGTTCCTTTCGAATATCGCTTACACGTGCGAACACCTCTACCCGAAGCCTAAGCTTCTGATCATTTGCTATCCGCACAATCCTTCAACCGTAACCGTGGAACCTGAGTTTTTTGTCGACGTCGTGAAGATCGCCAAAAAGTACGGCCTGATGGTGATCAGCGACTTCGCCTATGCAGACGTTGCGTTCGATGGTTACAAGCCACCTAGCTTCCTCTCGGCTCCAGGTGCCAGCGACGTTGGCGTGGAATTCACGACGATGAGCAAAGGCTACAACATGGCTGGCTGGCGTGTCGGTTTCTGTGCCGGCAATAAAGAGATGATCCGCGGCCTGGGAACCATTAAAGGATACTACGACTACGGCATGTTCCAGGCTATCCAAATTGCCTCGATCATCGCACTGCGTGAAGGGGACGCTGCAGTCGAAGCCCAAAGCCAGATCTACCAAAGCCGCCGAGACGCTCTGGTCGATGGTCTGACTCGCCTTGGCTGGGACGTGACACCACCCCGTGCTGGCATGTTTGTTTGGGCAAAAATCCCCGAAGAATGGCAGAAACGCATGAGCACCATGGACTTTGCCATGATGCTGCTGGAAAAGGGGGACGTAGCTGTCAGCCCTGGTAGCGGCTTCGGGCCAAGCGGCGAAGGTTATCTACGCTTGAGCCTGGTCGAGAATGAGAACCGGCTCCGTCAGGCTGTCCGCCAGATCAAGGGATGCCTTAAAGAGGCTGAAGCAGAATCGGTTACGGCTTAAGTGTTCTAAGGTGTGGCAGAACCGCAGGAATTTGAAATCGAACTTGTCCACAAGACGCAAGCTGTGTGTGTGGGCATGTTTCGATTGAGTGCCGGCGAAGACGATCCGCGGCGATGCCTTCTGGCACTCGAATGCCAACTAGGGCAATTTCAAGCCGCGGACTGGAATTACTTCGACGCGTTGTGTCAAATTCGCGAGCAACTGGAACTCCTTGGGTGGCGTCCACGCTGCTATGGTGCTTGTGAAGATGTGTATCCATCCAATATGTGCCGCGACATGGGCCAAGGCATGGTCGCTTACCGCAACGAGATTGGTCGCCCAGCAGCACAAGAGCATCTGGTCGAAACTTTTGCGACGAGTTCAGAGATTGAACCCGCCTCAGTCGAGCAGCAGCGGGTCTTTTTCCAACGTTGGCTGCAGTCTCCAAGATAAATCTCTGCCTGCAGTGTACGGATTCCCCTAGAGAGCAACTCTAGCCCCTGTACGCGAGATTTAATGGGCCTATAATAGCGGAAATTTGCCCACAGCCAGGGTCTAAACCTACGTAAAAAAAGGAAAGCACCTGCTCGCCGAAACAAGTGCTTTCCCAAAGGCTGTCCAAACTTTCGCTTGGAGACCCACAGCCGTACTCCTTGGTATCGGGCCCCACTTCGGGAAGACTTTAGTCGCGTCAATGAGCGACTTAGTTTCCTTCTCGAAAATGTCCACGGTCGTCCCCCGCGAACCCAGATATAAGAAAACGAAACGACATGTCGCAGCCCGCCAAACTTGCTCTGGAAGATGGAACCGTTTTCACTGGCACCGCATTCGGAGCCATCGGCGAAGTCGCTGGCGAAGCCTGTTTCAACACTTCGATGACCGGCTATCAGGAAATCCTGACCGATCCAAGCTATCGTGGTCAGATCTTGACCATGACCTATCCACAGATCGGTAACTACGGCGTCAACGTCGAGGACATGGAAAGCGCGAAGATCCACATGGCGGGCTTCATCGTTCGCGAAGTAAGCCGCACCGTCAGCAATTTCCGCTCGGACGGATCACTCGACGAGTTCCTGAAGAAAAACAACGTCGTCGGCATGGCTGGCATTGATACACGTGCCCTTGTTCGACGCCTGCGATCCCACGGCTCGATGAAAGCTGTCCTCTCAAGCGTCGACTTGGACGACGCTTCGCTCGTTGAGAAAGCAAAAGCCAGCGCCGGGCTAGTCGGTCGTAACCTTGTCCAGGAAGTCCTCCCCGAACAGCAAAAGATGTGGGAAGAAGACCTCAGCCCCTGGATTAAGATGGGGGATCGCAATCGGGCACTGACCAGCCGAAAAGAACAAGACCTACACGTAGTGGCCTTGGACTACGGCATGAAATGGAACATTCCACGTCATCTGCGTGATCTGGGATGCAAGGTCACGGTGCTTCCCGGAACGGTATCCGCCGAAGAAGTCCTCAGCCACAATCCTGACGGCATATTCCTCTCCAACGGCCCTGGCGACCCGGAACCACTGACTGGCCCAGTCGAGACGATCCAGGGGCTTTTGGGTAAGAAGCCGATCTTCGGCATCTGCTTGGGGCATCAGTTGCTGTCCTTGGCGTGTGGTGCTAAGACATTCAAACTGAAGTTCGGCCATCGAGGAGCCAACCAGCCGGTTCTCGACGTGGAAACAGATAAAGTCGAGATTACCTCGCAGAATCATGGCTTTGCTGTCGAAGAAGCTTCTCTTCCCGATTGCCTGGAGATCACCCATCGCAATCTGAACGACAACACCGTCGCCGGAGTTAAGCACAAAGAATTGCCAGCTTTCAGCGTGCAATATCACCCCGAGGCATCCGCTGGTCCGCATGATAGCGAATACCTGTTCCTCCGGTTTCGCGAAGCGATGGACGAATCGAAGGGTGCTGCGACAGCCTAGCTTGTCGGGGAATCCTTAGTATCCAGCTCAGGTGCATACTTCTTCATGTATGCCAACGCAAACCAGTCATACAGCGTATGAGTGACGATGGGGACGATGATATCCCCCGTGTAGTAGAACCAGAGCCCAAGATAGGCCCCCATGATGGCACTGATGATGAAGTATTCCCTCGTCACGTAATGCACCAGGCCAAATAGCAGGCTGGTTAAGAGAATCGGGACAGCAGGCCCCGCATCGGGCCCCATCAGCTGATGCAAATAAGTCTGAATTACACCTCGAAAGAGTGCCTCTTCGCCCAGGCCAGCCGCCAGGCTGATCATCCCCAGTTCGAAAAGGGTCGCCTCGCGAAACAGGGGTACGATCTGCCGATCCATGTATTCTTGAAGTTCATTTAGCGACTGGAAGTTGGAATACTGCAATACCATGAATGCAGCCAACAATGGCAGCGTCGCCAGTGCCCCTACCCCAATTGCCCCCAATACGGCCGCAGCATGGCCAGTATCCCAACTGGCACTGATCCAGGGGGCGACATCCACCAGCCAGCCGAGCCCCACAGCGACAAATGCCAGGGCCGACTCGAAGAGTACCGCGGTGCGAATAAACCCTTCCGCTCGCTCCCGAGCGGTCATTTCCGGGCCTAGAGGATCTTCGTAGTCGTAGTCGTCTTCGTCGTCAAACACGGAGATTTAATGTCGCTTTCAGGTCTTTTACGCACTGCGGAGTGAGCCACCTTAGCAGGATCGTACGCCCTGCCCTTTGGAATCTATTGTCTTGTTTCTGCCTCGATGCGCCAAACGGCTTGGGAGGCCAATTCGCCAGGATTCTGAAAATCCCGATATGCTAAACGGCGTAAGATGAGGGCTGGTTGACGCTTGCTTGCATTCTCAAGTAAACTTTTCTGCTTATATTCGCATGAAATGCGGCCCTTCTGTGTATTGCTGGCAGGAAGACCCTGCTAGTTGCCAACGAAGGGACACCCCTTTCCGAACAACACTCCAGCGTTTGCGACATTCAAAGGTTTCCAAACATGGCCAAGAAAACGGCAAAGAAATCCAAGCCCTCGAAGATGGTGTACTACTTCGGCAAGACCAAGACCGAAGGAGAAGGGGTCAGCAAGAGCATCCTGGGCGGTAAAGGTCTGAACCTCGCCGACATGACCTCAATCGGTCTGCCGGTTCCTCCAGGTATGACCATCACCACGCAGGTTTGTGCCGACTACTACAAGAACGGCAAGAAGCTGCCCAAGGGTTTGATGGACGAAATCAACGATGCGATTTCGACGCTGGAAAAAGAACTGGGCAAGAAGTTCGGCGACAACAAGAACCCGCTGCTCGTTTCGGTTCGCTCTGGTGCTGCCGTTTCGATGCCAGGCATGATGAACACCATTTTGAATCTCGGTCTTACCGATGAATCGGTGGTCGGCCTGGCTAATGCCACCAACAACGAACGTTTCGCCTACGACGCTTACCGCCGTCTGATCGACATGTTCGGCGACGTGGTGATGGAAGTCGATCGTGAGCACTTCGAAGAAGCTTTCAGCTCGATCAAGAAGAAGTACAAAGCAAACCTCGACAATGAAGTGCCTGCGGAAGGCCTGATCGAACTTTGCAATGAGTACAAAGCGATCTACCAGAAGTACACCGGCGAATCCTTCCCTCAAGATCCTCTGAAGCAGTTAGAACTGGCTGTCGAAGCGGTCTTCAAGTCGTGGAACACCACACGTGCCGTTCGCTACCGCGAAGTGGAAGGTATCCGCGGTCTGCTGGGTACGGCCGTTAACGTTCAGTCGATGGCCTACGGCAACATGGGTCAAGACAGCGGTACCGGCGTGGCTTTCACCCGTAACCCTTCGACCGGCGAAAATAAGTTCTACGGCGAGTTCCTGATCGATGCTCAGGGTGAAGACGTCGTGGCTGGTATTCGTACGCCACAGCCGGTTTCGGAAATGAGCAAGTGGAACAAGGCCGTCTACAAGCAGCTGCTCGAAATCAAAGACACGCTGGAAGCCCACTACAAGGACGTTCAGGACATCGAGTTCACCATTGAAAAGGGTGAGCTGTTCATGCTGCAGACTCGTAACGGTAAGCGTACCGGTGCAGCTGCCGTGAAGATCGCCTGCGACATGGTCAAGGAAGGTCTGATCGACGAAGAGACCGCTTTGCTCCGTATTCCAGCTAACGACCTGACTCAGCTGTTGCTGCCAAGCTTCACCGCAGAATCGAAGAAGGGTGCCACGATCCTGACTCGCGGTCTGCCTGCTTCGCCAGGTGCTGCTGTGGGTGCGTTGGCATTCACCGCCGAAGAAGCTGTCGATCGTACCCACTCTGGCGAAAAGGTCATCCTTTGCCGCAAGGAAACCAGCCCAGAAGACATCGACGGCATGCACTCGGCCGTTGGTATTCTCACCTCGACCGGTGGTATGACCAGTCACGCTGCCGTGGTGGCTCGTGGTTGGGGTCGCTGCTGCGTCGCCGGTGCTGGTGAAATCGAAATCGATGAAAAGGGTCGCAAGATTAAAGTCGGCGGCAAAACCTTCAAGCATTCCGACATCATCTCGATCGATGGATCGACCGGTGAAGTCATGGCCGGAACCGTCGAAACGAGCGAACCTAAGCTCTCCGGTGACTTCGCCAAGGTCATGAAGTGGGCCGACAATCATCGCACGCTGGGCGTTCGTACCAACGCCGATACCCCGAAGGACTCGCAGCGTGCTCGCGACTTCGGTGCTGAAGGTATTGGCCTGTGCCGTACCGAGCACATGTTCTTCGAAGAAGATCGTATCACCAGCATGCGTGAAATGATCCTCGCCGAAACCGAAGCTGATCGTCGTGCCGCTCTGGCCAAGTTGCTGCCATACCAGCGCGAAGACTTCGTCGGCATCTTCACCGCCATGAAGAACCTGCCGGTTACCGTCCGTCTGTTGGATCCACCGCTGCACGAATTCCTGCCGCACGATCCTAAGGCCCAGAAGGAAATGGCCGACACGCTCGGCGTTTCCCCAGCCAAGGTCAAGTCGCGTGTGGCTGCTCTGCACGAAGCCAACCCAATGCTTGGTCACCGTGGTTGCCGCTTGAGCGTGACCTATCCAGAAATTCTGGAAATGCAGGTCACCGCGATCGTCGAAGCTGCAATCGAATGCAAGAAAAACCGCATCAACTGCATGCCGGAAATCATGATCCCGCTGGTTGGTACCGCTGCCGAGCTCCAATTGCTACGTGCCAAGGCAGAAGAGACCATCGAGAAGGCCAAGGCCGACAAGGGCTACAGCGGTCAGCTCGACATCCTGATCGGTACGATGATCGAAATTCCGCGTGCGGCTCTGACAGCTGACGAAGTCGCTGAACACGCCGAGTTCTTCAGCTTCGGTACCAACGACCTCACGCAGATGACCTTCGGTTACAGCCGTGATGACGTCAACACCTTCCTGCCTGACTACACCCGCTTGGAAATCCTGCCGACCGACCCATTCCAGTCGCTCGACACCACTGGTGTTGGTCAGCTGGTCGAAATGGGCGTCACCAAGGGTCGCAAGGGACGTAAGGGGCTGAAGTGCGGTATTTGTGGTGAACACGGTGGTGATCCGGCATCGATCAACTTCTGCCACACCGTCGGTCTCGACTACGTGAGCTGCTCGCCATTCCGCGTGCCAATCGCTCGCCTGGCTGCCGCTCAGGCTGCTATTCGCAACAAGAAGAAGTAAACCTTCGCGTTGCTTATTTGAAAAAGCAAAACGCCGACCTGGAATCAGGTCGGCGTTTTTCATGGTTATCCATCCACAACTATTCTTCCAGGCACATTGCCAGTCCTTCCCGAGTCGCCCAGCGCTGCAGTATCTCTTTCGCGGCAGGGCTCGGATCCTCGTTACTCTTGGCGTTTGCCTGTACGATCGCTTTCCTTTCGGGATCGATTTCGATCGTGACCATGCGTTTCGGACACCCCTTGGCATGGATACGTAGCGACCAGATCGACGATTTCCGTTCGGCACACTGCTCGACGTAATCTCCGACACAGTGATCCATGGCAGCTCCTTCCAGCATCAAGGCCCGATCGTTCAAGAGCTCGAAAATGAGCCACCTTATGTTGCCATCCTGGTGCACCATCGGCTGGACCTCGATCGCATCCCAATGGAAATTCCGTTTGGCCAACGATGGCTGCTTGAGCAATAGTTCTTTCCGCCAGTTGTACATGTGCCGCTGGAGCGAACGAAGCGTTCGGCCTTTCATCGTGAACTCAGGCTGCAGTGGTAGCGGACCACCACCGCGCCCCCAGACCTTCTCGGCAGGCTGGTACTTCTGCTGGTCGATAAAATCGACCAGCATTGACGCTTCAGGTAGGTAGCTCAGCTTCTCACGAATCAGAAAACGAATGACCGTTTCCCAAAACCTTTCGTCACGAGTCAATTCCTTCAGGATCGTGTTCCGAACCAATTCCAGGGCCAACGGTTTGCAACCGCCAAACGCTCGAATTTGGGCCCATCGCATCGCCTCGACAGGGGACAGGTGATCGGGTGCCTTGAGAAAATACTTCGCGGCCGCTGGCGTCAAAGGAATGCCAGGCTTCTCCTTGAACTGGCGCACTCCACTACCGGCGGCCATGTGCACATACAGTTCGTGATACCAACGTTTGGCCTGCGGTCGCATCCAGGCAAACGCCAAGAAGTTAGGCACTGGGTAGCGTTCGAATAAGTGCTTCATTAACGCACGAAACGCAACTCGATTACTTGTCGGCTCCGATAAACAAAATGGTGCCCGCCATGTTTCAGGCTGACGAAACCACTTGGTGCGATACTTCGCCAGATAGCTCAACGCCCTGATATATACGTGAAGATGTTCTGGTTTTCGAATAGCCGAATCAAATCCAACGCTCAAAATTTCAGACTTAGCTCGTACCTCGCGAATCAAATTCCAGTACGCGCGACGGTGTCGCGTGCACGGCTGATGGCAGACGAGCATTTCGTCTACGTATTGCTTCATTTGCTGCTTACGAGAATTCATAGCAACTCATGCTTTCTTAGATGGTTACGGACAAACCGCGAGCGCACACACGCTTCGCGAGTGACTTCAGGTCAAACCAACGATGGGCTGACCAAACACGTCAATGTCCGAGATCCAAGAGCATGAGTACTAACTTTCAGGCCGCGCGTATTTGTCGACGCGCGTACCTTTGCAAAGAGATAAAGAATTGCGGCCAGTCATCACGCCATGCCTGACCGCTGGCAAGAGAGATACTTGCCGCGAGAAAAAGGTTCGCCGAAATCTATTCGAAGCCTTGATTACATAACTATGCTCGGAGCGGTAAAAGCACCCATAGCCGCCGATCACGCAGGAACACGCCCAGCCAGACCAACACGCCAATGATGATCTGCACGATGAAGACGTCCCCTACCCTCCAGTGCGTGCAGATGGCACCGCCAATGTAGCCGGTTAGCAGGATTGCGCCCAAGACGGCTGTTTGCGGGATCAAATAGATGATCGCGACGACCAGTTCCAGGACAGCCAGCGGATACTGGATCTCTATGGGCAATCCCAGATGAGCGAAGCCTTCTTCCAGGCCTGCTCCACCGACAAATTTCCCCACGGCGCTGGCCAGAAAGGCTAGTCCAACCAGACCTGAAAGGACGCGTCCCGTCCACTTGGCTGCCGTTGGCGTCGACTTAGGTTGAACGGTCGTGGTAGCAGGTTCTGTCTCGTTCATCTTCTGATCCTTGGAAAACGTATGGCGATCATCGATCTCAAATATGGACAGACTATTGACCGGATGAACCGGCATGGGCTTGGGCGAACCCGGCTGGGTCCATCCAGAAGACTTCCCAGATATGACCATCCAGATCTTCGAACCCATGTTGAATCATAAACCCATGATCCTTGGGTTCTGCATAGGTCTTGCCGCCAGCGGCTACGGCCTTGTCGACGAACTCGATCACGTCTTCCCGCGATTCTAACTGCAATGCATTCAGCACCTCGGTACTCTTGTGGCTATCGCAGATCGCCTTGGGGGTGAACTCTTTGAAACGGCTTTCCACCAGAAGCATCACCATGATGTTTTCCGACACGATCATGCAAGTGGCGGAATCATCGGTGAATTGCGGATTGAACGTGAAGCCTAATGCCGTGAAGAACTCGACTGTTTTGGTCAGATCTTTCACCGGCAAATTGACGAATAGTTGCTGAATCATCGTTGTTACTTTCTTAGCAGTAGAGAGGGCGTTGCAAGTTACGAGGTAGCCGCCGGCGTAGCTACTTCTTTCTCCGAGATCTCTTTCAGACTTGTGAGTCCTTCGGTGAATTGATCTCCGCACATTTTGTCGACATTGAGAATCAAGTGGAAGATCTTGGCCATAAAGTTGACTTTACCACTCATGCTCCACGTCACGATGGTGCTATCACCTTCCGGCTCGAACGTGAACAGAACATCGTTCTGACATGCCATGGGTGCCGTCATTTGTAAATCAATCTCAATCGACTTGTTAGGTTCGCTCTGAATAATGGTCGTACTTCCGGCACCAGCTTTTCCATTTCCCGACCACCGCATCACGGATCCCTCACCTGCCGCAGGACCTTCTAAGGTCTTCAACATGTTCGGGTCCAGCTTTTCGTAAGGAGACCATGCCTCCCAGGCAGTAAATTGATTGACAAGGGGAAACACAATTTCTGGCGGCGCATCGATCTTCATCGATCGCGAAACCTGAAATTCATTTGGCCGCAGCGAGACTACGATCGTCAGGGCCACAACCAGTACAACAAAGCCAATCAAAAGGTATAACGCCATATTCAACATTCGACGCTTCCCAGGCGAAAGTGCCATTGTTCGTGCTTTCTTCCAAAGGGCAGGTGTTTTATTTCCGGCGGGTATATCGGGTCGTCATGAACTCTTGCCAGACTTCGTTTTCATCCAACATCCTCGCGTGCAGGATACGATGATCCTTGTCGACGATCTCGATAATGTCCTGATACGGTGCCATGCCCTCCTCGGCAAAGTTTTGCCCAGTGGTGTTCAATGTCAGCACTTTGCCTGCGTCGTCGAGTTCACCGCTGGTGTAGACCCAAAGGTTCGTCATGCACGAGGAAATGAACGTCCCGACAAACGACTTCTTCTGCTGGTCATACCCGATTGTCATCTGTGACTGCGCTGTACCGCCCCCTGGCATTCCCCCTTCCATCTCGCAAAGCACCCATACGTCGCCGAGAAGACGCACACGTTCCGTTCCAAACGTTTTGTCCATGGGTGTGTCGCCACCCATATCGACTTCGGTTTCCATGGTCCAGTCGCCCAAAAGGTTCTCTAGCCAGCGGTGTTCGACTTGGGGATCGGCATGCATGCTTCGTGTCCTTGCGATGGGATTAAATGAGGGGGCG
This genomic stretch from Blastopirellula marina harbors:
- a CDS encoding SRPBCC family protein, with the protein product MALYLLIGFVVLVVALTIVVSLRPNEFQVSRSMKIDAPPEIVFPLVNQFTAWEAWSPYEKLDPNMLKTLEGPAAGEGSVMRWSGNGKAGAGSTTIIQSEPNKSIEIDLQMTAPMACQNDVLFTFEPEGDSTIVTWSMSGKVNFMAKIFHLILNVDKMCGDQFTEGLTSLKEISEKEVATPAATS
- a CDS encoding OsmC family protein encodes the protein MENFSAMVHWERGDQNFLDKKYRRSHEWRFDGGAVIGASSSPHFLPPPMSDPRGVDPEEALVAAISSCHMLWFLAMAAKHGWLVDSYDDQPNGKMDKNSAGKTAVSLVTLRPKVVFGGENLPNSDEIDAMHHQAHELCFVANSVRSEIRIEPRA
- a CDS encoding VOC family protein — protein: MIQQLFVNLPVKDLTKTVEFFTALGFTFNPQFTDDSATCMIVSENIMVMLLVESRFKEFTPKAICDSHKSTEVLNALQLESREDVIEFVDKAVAAGGKTYAEPKDHGFMIQHGFEDLDGHIWEVFWMDPAGFAQAHAGSSGQ
- the carA gene encoding glutamine-hydrolyzing carbamoyl-phosphate synthase small subunit encodes the protein MSQPAKLALEDGTVFTGTAFGAIGEVAGEACFNTSMTGYQEILTDPSYRGQILTMTYPQIGNYGVNVEDMESAKIHMAGFIVREVSRTVSNFRSDGSLDEFLKKNNVVGMAGIDTRALVRRLRSHGSMKAVLSSVDLDDASLVEKAKASAGLVGRNLVQEVLPEQQKMWEEDLSPWIKMGDRNRALTSRKEQDLHVVALDYGMKWNIPRHLRDLGCKVTVLPGTVSAEEVLSHNPDGIFLSNGPGDPEPLTGPVETIQGLLGKKPIFGICLGHQLLSLACGAKTFKLKFGHRGANQPVLDVETDKVEITSQNHGFAVEEASLPDCLEITHRNLNDNTVAGVKHKELPAFSVQYHPEASAGPHDSEYLFLRFREAMDESKGAATA
- a CDS encoding DoxX family protein, whose product is MNETEPATTTVQPKSTPTAAKWTGRVLSGLVGLAFLASAVGKFVGGAGLEEGFAHLGLPIEIQYPLAVLELVVAIIYLIPQTAVLGAILLTGYIGGAICTHWRVGDVFIVQIIIGVLVWLGVFLRDRRLWVLLPLRA
- a CDS encoding PcfJ domain-containing protein; translation: MKHLFERYPVPNFLAFAWMRPQAKRWYHELYVHMAAGSGVRQFKEKPGIPLTPAAAKYFLKAPDHLSPVEAMRWAQIRAFGGCKPLALELVRNTILKELTRDERFWETVIRFLIREKLSYLPEASMLVDFIDQQKYQPAEKVWGRGGGPLPLQPEFTMKGRTLRSLQRHMYNWRKELLLKQPSLAKRNFHWDAIEVQPMVHQDGNIRWLIFELLNDRALMLEGAAMDHCVGDYVEQCAERKSSIWSLRIHAKGCPKRMVTIEIDPERKAIVQANAKSNEDPSPAAKEILQRWATREGLAMCLEE
- the ppdK gene encoding pyruvate, phosphate dikinase, with the protein product MAKKTAKKSKPSKMVYYFGKTKTEGEGVSKSILGGKGLNLADMTSIGLPVPPGMTITTQVCADYYKNGKKLPKGLMDEINDAISTLEKELGKKFGDNKNPLLVSVRSGAAVSMPGMMNTILNLGLTDESVVGLANATNNERFAYDAYRRLIDMFGDVVMEVDREHFEEAFSSIKKKYKANLDNEVPAEGLIELCNEYKAIYQKYTGESFPQDPLKQLELAVEAVFKSWNTTRAVRYREVEGIRGLLGTAVNVQSMAYGNMGQDSGTGVAFTRNPSTGENKFYGEFLIDAQGEDVVAGIRTPQPVSEMSKWNKAVYKQLLEIKDTLEAHYKDVQDIEFTIEKGELFMLQTRNGKRTGAAAVKIACDMVKEGLIDEETALLRIPANDLTQLLLPSFTAESKKGATILTRGLPASPGAAVGALAFTAEEAVDRTHSGEKVILCRKETSPEDIDGMHSAVGILTSTGGMTSHAAVVARGWGRCCVAGAGEIEIDEKGRKIKVGGKTFKHSDIISIDGSTGEVMAGTVETSEPKLSGDFAKVMKWADNHRTLGVRTNADTPKDSQRARDFGAEGIGLCRTEHMFFEEDRITSMREMILAETEADRRAALAKLLPYQREDFVGIFTAMKNLPVTVRLLDPPLHEFLPHDPKAQKEMADTLGVSPAKVKSRVAALHEANPMLGHRGCRLSVTYPEILEMQVTAIVEAAIECKKNRINCMPEIMIPLVGTAAELQLLRAKAEETIEKAKADKGYSGQLDILIGTMIEIPRAALTADEVAEHAEFFSFGTNDLTQMTFGYSRDDVNTFLPDYTRLEILPTDPFQSLDTTGVGQLVEMGVTKGRKGRKGLKCGICGEHGGDPASINFCHTVGLDYVSCSPFRVPIARLAAAQAAIRNKKK
- a CDS encoding DUF1579 domain-containing protein; the encoded protein is MHADPQVEHRWLENLLGDWTMETEVDMGGDTPMDKTFGTERVRLLGDVWVLCEMEGGMPGGGTAQSQMTIGYDQQKKSFVGTFISSCMTNLWVYTSGELDDAGKVLTLNTTGQNFAEEGMAPYQDIIEIVDKDHRILHARMLDENEVWQEFMTTRYTRRK
- a CDS encoding CPBP family intramembrane glutamic endopeptidase, whose amino-acid sequence is MFDDEDDYDYEDPLGPEMTARERAEGFIRTAVLFESALAFVAVGLGWLVDVAPWISASWDTGHAAAVLGAIGVGALATLPLLAAFMVLQYSNFQSLNELQEYMDRQIVPLFREATLFELGMISLAAGLGEEALFRGVIQTYLHQLMGPDAGPAVPILLTSLLFGLVHYVTREYFIISAIMGAYLGLWFYYTGDIIVPIVTHTLYDWFALAYMKKYAPELDTKDSPTS
- a CDS encoding aminotransferase class I/II-fold pyridoxal phosphate-dependent enzyme; protein product: MSDSAHSHDDQQDPPFEVQFAQRVYRLPPYMFGRINALLYDKRVAGNDVIDMGMGNPSDPPADYVMEKMCEAVKDVRNHGYSKSNGIRNLRREVAAKYLKKYGVRLDPESEVMVCLGSKEGFSHMCLAMMGPGDTAIVPAPYFPVHTYAVALASGNVISLDVANSEKFLSNIAYTCEHLYPKPKLLIICYPHNPSTVTVEPEFFVDVVKIAKKYGLMVISDFAYADVAFDGYKPPSFLSAPGASDVGVEFTTMSKGYNMAGWRVGFCAGNKEMIRGLGTIKGYYDYGMFQAIQIASIIALREGDAAVEAQSQIYQSRRDALVDGLTRLGWDVTPPRAGMFVWAKIPEEWQKRMSTMDFAMMLLEKGDVAVSPGSGFGPSGEGYLRLSLVENENRLRQAVRQIKGCLKEAEAESVTA